TGCTGCATGTTCGCGGGGCAGGAAATAGGTCTGTGCCTTGGGGTTATATTCAATGATGCCACCTGTGACCATTGCCCCCAGCCATTCTTTGATGTAGCGCTCGTTTAAACCAGATGCTCTGGCAATTTGCAGGGTGGTTACGGGCGGGAAGTTGGCCATCACATCAAATAGGCCAGTGCGATGCCCGATCGAAGTCATCATTGCAATCGAGCCGCCATTGATCATATCCATCATTCTTTGAGCAAATGCATCGGTTCTGGATTCATCGAAGTCGGCTTCTGGTGAATTTTTTTCTAGTTTTACGGTTTGAGTTGTCATGGTTAATCTCTATTTATGGATTGCAATTAACGATCCCAGCACTTTTTGGATCATTGATTTGCATAGTTAATTTGTATAGTTCTCTCCGCCTGTATGGTTTATTATGGGCTACCGATCGATCGCCTGCCGTGATGGGGAGGGGTGGCGATCGGTGATTCTAAAGTTGTCTTCTGGTGATGCAGGGGCAATCAAAAGGTGAGCTAGGGCACAAATTTACTGTTTGAGAAGAAAGCTTTAGGCAATGTCTCCTTGCTTAACTTATATTATTAAATGGCCATCTCGCCAAGCCAGCCTGAGTTTTGCAACACCTTTCACACATATGTGAACATGTTTTCGGCTGCTAATTCTGTAAGATAGGTATTGGGTTTTTTGAGGTTTTGCGTAACTTAATGGCTGCTACTAAGCTATCGGTAAAAGATAAAAAAGAGATTTTGCGCCTGTACTGTGATACGGACGCATCAACTACGAGTTTAGCTAAGCAGTATGGAGTTAGCTCTAGCACTGTATTGCGATTGCTCCAGGAGTTAATGTCCCCGGAGGAATATCGGCAAGTTGTATCTCAGAAACAGACAAAAGGCAAGAAACGAACTAAGTCAAAGTCTCGATCGACTGCTGCTAAGCCAGCTAAGCCAATTCCGGCAGAAGCAGAAACTAAATCTAAAGCCAAGCCAAGTAAGGCCAAAGGCACCAAAGGTAAGGATGTTGATCAAGATCAAAATGGCGAACAACTAAATTTAATTGAGGCGGAGCAAGACACCCCCTCCAAGCCAGCTAAATCAAATCGGCGGCGGCGGTCAAATTCGGCCGATCGCAGCAGCACCGGAAACAAAGAGCAGTCGAAGGAAGCAGATAGTCCGGTAAAACTGGTAGAGCCTGATGATGAAGCAGGTGACCGGGGTCAAATCCAATCCAGCGCTAATCTTGATCAGGAAAACATCGACGATGAGATCGCTGAGGATTTAGCTAGTGAACTGGCGATTGACGATCTGGTTGGCGATGAATTTGGTGATGAAGATGATCTTGACGACGACGACGAAGATGAAGATGAAGATGATCTAGATGACGATGAGCCTGAAGATTCAGAAGAAATTACGCGTCCGACTACCAAAACTCGTGATCAAATCGCAATTTTGCCCCTCGATGCGGCTGAATTACCCAATACTTTGTATGTGGTGATCGATCGCGCCGCAGAAATTATTACCAAGCCCCTGAAAGACTTTAGGGAATTGGGGCAAATTCCCACCGAAGAATTACATCTGGCCACGATGCCAGTATTTAACAATCATCGGGTGGCACGACGTTTTTCCAATCGCAATCAAAAAATCATCAAGTTTTCCGGTGGTCTGCTCCATGCCGCTCAACAGAAACTAGCGGAAAAGGGGATTATGCGATTGCTATTCGACGGCCAGGTTTATGCGTTGTAATAATTGCGATCATTTAACTAAGTTGACCAATGTGACTGATTTGACTGATTGACTGATTTTCCCTAGCCCGTAATTTCTCATGTCCGAATTTAATTTATCGCCGGCACGGCAAAAGTTTTTGCAGATTGCCCGCTTGCCCGATCGCCAACTGGAGTTTAATCACCTGTTGGAAGCGACCTTGGCGATCGCCTGGGAAGAATATCCCCGCATTGACCTGGAGCATTATCGCCAGCAATTAGTGCAAATGAGTGCCGAGCTAGAGCCGCGTTTGGCCGGAGTTACCTATCCGCTCAAAATTATTAAGATTATTAATCAATACCTTTGTCAGGAGCAGGGCTTCAAGGGCAATCAACAGGACTACTACGATCCCCGTAATAGTTTTATTACCGATGTGATCGATCGACGTAAAGGCATTCCGATCACGTTGTCGCTGGTTTATATGGCGATCGGCGAGCAAGTAGGTTTTCCACTTGAGGGGGTGAGCTTGCCTGGGCATTTTATTATTCGACCACAACGGGATGATGTGGCAGTGTTTCTTGATCCATTTAATTGCGGTGAGATTATGTTTCCGGAAGATTGTGCCGCAAAGCTGGAAGAGGTTTATGGCCAGGCGATCGCCTTGCGATCAGAATATCTTGAGCCCGTCGGCATCAGGCGGATTCTGGAGCGGATTTTGATGAATCTAAAATTGATTTATTTACGCCGGAATGAACCAGCCAAAGCCCTGGCGGCGATCGAGAAAATTTTAATGCTGTTGCCCGATGCACCAGTGCAGCTAAGGGATCGCGGCTTGCTCTACTATCAAATGGAGCGATATATCGAAGCAAAGATCGATCTAGAAACCTACCTTGCCCATGCTCCTGATGCCCCGGATGCGGGGATTGTCAGCCGTTTGATCGCAGAAATGCCGACTAGCTAATTGCCAATAAGTATCCAATGGCATTAAGCTTCAATTCTTGCTAATTATTTATTCAGGGTCAAGTCCGGTAAATAATCATTACCAAAAACATGTAACCGTTGTGCTTGAAATGTTTTTCCGGCATTACGTGATCTAGATCAAATAACCTCTATAGGCAGAGGATGCTTACACTACAATTAGCAGCCAACACAACAACCATGCAGCAATAACAAACAGATAAGTTACCGCTAACCTGAGGGGAGCATAAATATATTCTATTTTGGGAAGATAAAGTATCCCTTCGGCATCAATAACTGTCCGTGCCAAATGTAGAGGTGGTTTAGGACTATTGATTTGCGCCTACCCTTTTCAAAGCAGTTGCCATTTTCGGGGATATGTGGGCTACACGGGGGGGAATAGGATAGCCCTGTACATAATATAAGCCAGCGTCCCAAATTAATCAAGGGGGTATTAGTAAAAAAGGCTACTTTTTACGATCGCAGTTTTTTTATTGCTATACCTAAGTTTTAATCAGTTCAGGCGAAATTATCTGTAGCGATCGACTCTTTTTTAATTTTTTCTTTATAAACTACTGCGTAAGGCTAGAATTACAGTCAAGTGCATAACTGAGCGATCGCTCATGGCAAAATCAGCTTTAATCTTAATTTCCGGCAATTACTAATCAAATAATCAAACTCACGTATTCTAAAATTCAGCATGTTTAACCCAACCCATCTTGCCGCCGTTTCCGTCGAAACCTCCAACACCTTTATTCTTACCGCCGTACTCCTCACCTTAACAGTGGTTTATTTAGCCAGTAAATTGGGTGGTGCTGTCTGCTCGCGGTTGGGTTTGCCGGAAGTTTTGGGGGAACTCTTGGGTGGTGTTTTGGTGGGTATTTCCGCTTTGCATGTGGTGATTTTTCCGGAACAGGGGGTTACGGCGGCGGACTCTTCAATCATTGCCCTGCTGGAGCTAACCTCCGATCTCACCGATCAGGGCGCAGGCGTAGTATTTCAGACCCAGGCGGCAATCATTGATTTGCTGTCGGAAATTGGCGTGGTGGTATTACTGCTGGAAGTGGGCTTAGCTTGCAATCTGGATGAATTAATTAAAATTGGCCCCAAGGCTGCCCTGGTGGCGATCGCTGGGGTGGCAACGCCATTCTCGATCGGTGCATTGGGTTTGATTTATTTATTCGGGGTAGCACCAATCCCGGCTGTGTTTGTAGGCGCAGCCCTCACTGCCACCAGTATTGGCATCACCGCCAAGGTACTCTCGCAATTGGGTAAGATCGCCACCACCGAAGGGCAAATAATCATTGGCGCAGCAGTATTAGATGACATCCTGGGAATTATTTTGCTAGCCGTAGTGGCAAGTCTGGCTAAAACAGGCGAAGTAGACGTAGTAAATATTGGCTATTTGGTAGTGGTGGCCAGTTTGTTTCTGGGGGGGGCAATCCTGCTGGGGCGGCAATATAGCAATTGGATAGTGAGAGTATTTGGCGAGAATCAGGGACAGTTATTGGTTTCAGCGCTGATCTTTGCGCTGCTGATGTCCTATTTGGCTTCAGCGATCGGCCTGGAAGCTTTGTTGGGAGCATTTGCGGCTGGCTTAATTCTAGGCGAAACTACCAAGCATAAAGAACTCCAACAGCAGGTTATGCCGCTGGCCTATGCATTGGTGCCGATCTTTTTTGTAACGGTGGGCGCAAGGACTAATATTGGGGTGTTAAATCCCCTGGTGCCGGAAAACCAACAGGGTTTGGTGATTGCTTTGTTTCTGGCGGTGGCGGCGGTCATCTCCCAACTGGCAGCCGGATATGTGTTGCCAGCCAAAGATAACCTCAATCGCCTGGCGATCGGCATTGGCATGATTCCACGGGGCGAAGTGGCACTGGTGTTTGCCGGGATGGGGTTGAGCAGTGGTGTATTGAGTGAGTCGTTGAATGTATCGATCGTGGTGATGGTGATTATGACTACGTTTATTGCGCCGCCATTGGTGAAATGGGCAATGAGCGATCAGCGCTTCCCACCGGATCAGGGCGAAGAAAATAACGATCATGGCGATCCTGTTGATCATGCTGAAGAGACTGCCAATAACTCCAAACCATTGGAAGATCAGGGCTTAGAGAACCAAGGCGCAGGGGTTTAGTGATTTAGACCCTACAGCATCGCAATCTTACCAAGTATTTCAAAGTATTTCAAAGTATTTGTTGGTCGATCGCCCTTGCCATCAATCGGGGCAAACTTAAGCCAACCAGTGTGAACTGAGTGGGAACTTTGAGATTGAATTTCCAGTCAGCGCCACTAGATCAAATGGCCTAAGGGCTTGCTATGAGTATCTACGAATATGGCTAAGGATATAGCGATCGCCTCGGTATGATTATGATCGATAGTTGCACTTTGGGATGCTTAGCGGTATGGCAAGCGATAGATTAGAGATCAAAACATCTACCGATCGGCTGAGATACATTACATCATCTCCAGCTTGCTTAATTACTGATGTTTGGCAACCTGGCCAAGCAACCCACTTAGAAACACCTAGGCTGGATGGGGGAGGATTTGTGCGCCAATTTTAGCTAAAATAAGGTTTCGCATAGCGCGTATATGTACCTATTTCTTAAGTTTAAGTAGTTATTAATTTGGCTAAGTCATAAGTGCTTTTATCCTCCTATCCACACTCTAGAAATCTAGACAAACTATCCTCATGACGATGCGAATCAATGGGATCGCCCTAGCCAGCCTCACCATGCTAGCGGCCGGTTTTACCGATATTTCAACTTTTCAAGCTAACGCACACATTACTGAGCGGGCTTTGGATCGCGGCAATGTGATTGCTCCTATTGCGGTCGAGCGATCGCTAAAACTAGAGCCAATTGCCCAGGCCAATAATGCCAATACGCCCCTGGCTCTGGTTGAAGAAGCCAATCGCCGCCGGGAAGCAAATCAACTCGATCGGGCGATCGCTCTGTACCGCGAAGCAATTGAGAAAAATCCGGTGTTTGTACCTGCCCACTATGGGTTGGGCGTAACATTGCGCCAGCAGGGAAATCTAGATGGGGCGATCGCCTCCCACAATCGCGCGATCGAAATTGAAGCCAGTTATACACCTGCCTACTATGGTTTGGGGATTGCCAAATATCAAAAAGGGGATTTTACTGGTGCGATCGCCGCCTATCAAAAAGTGATTGAACTGAGCGAGGCCGATGCAGCGTTAGCTCCCACCTACTACAATTTGGGGCTGGCGGAAGAAAGACAAAATAATTATCGTCAGGCAGCCGCAGCCTTCAGGCAAGCAATTACCCTAGATCCCAGTTATGCCTTAGCCCATAATGGCTTGGGTTCTGTACTACGCCAGCAAGGCAATCTAGATCAGGCGATCGCTGCCTACCGTCAGGCAACCACTTTGTCGCCCAATTTTGCTACTGCCCACTATGCCCTGGGAGTGGCTTTGTATGAGCGTAATGACTACAACGGCGCGATCGCTGCCTACGAGAAAGTAATCGCCATTAATAGCCAGTTCCCCAATGTGCACTACAACCTGGGAGTGGCTCTGACCGCCAATGACCAAATCGATCGGGCGATCGTTGCCTATCAACGGGCCACTGAATTGGATGTTAGTAATGCCGATGCCTTTGCTGCCCTGGGTAAAAACCTGCTAGAAAAACGCAGACTCAATGAAGCCGCTAATGCATTTCGGCGTAGTGTGGAACTCAATCCCAATGAGCCGATCGCCTATAATGGCCTGGGTTTAACGCTCCGTCGCCAGGGGAATCTAAGTGGGGCGATTACGGCCTATGAACAAGCCATTGCCCTCAATCCTCGCTATGCTTCTGCCTATAATAATTTGGGTCGTGCCCTTTCTGACCAGGATCGACCCGCCGATGCGATCGTTGCCTTCCGCAGTGCAACTGAGTTAGATCCTAACAACAGCGTCGCCTTTAGTAATCTGGGACAATTGCTTCGCACCCAAGGGGATAGCACCGAAGCGATCGCCGCCCTAGAACAGGCAATCAGCCTCGGTAAGCCGGAACTCTGGTCGGACTATACCAATCTTGGTTTAGCTCTGGCTGACCAGGGTGATCTCACCAAAGCGGAAGCAGCCTACCAGAAGGCGATCGAATTGCAGCCCACCTTTGCTAGAGCCCATTTTGGCATGGGGGCATTGCAAACCGCCCAGGGTAATATCCGTGATGCGATCGCTGCCTACAAAGAAGCGCTCCGGCTCTATGAAGCAGAAGACAGCACCGAATGGGTACAGCGCACCCAGCGTGCATTACAGGCTTTACAGGGTACGATGCAATCGCAGTATCAGATTATTTATTAGTTCTTAGTTATTTATTAGCAAATCAACTAAGTTTGATAATTAGGTTGCTTGCAGTGAAATATAGAAGTCTTTGACGTTTTGAGGCGATCGGCGACTGCTTGGTCATCAACTAAACACTGCATCAATTTGGGCAGCTTCAGCTAGTTCTTCTTCAATTCCTTCTATTTCTGCCTGAGCCATATTCTCCGCCACTAGAATATCTCTGTAGTCGATCGGTAGCACCAAATCGTCAGGATTTATCAATTCTGGTAACTCATCGTGGAGTAGTTTAACTAATTCCCATTGATTTAGATTTCCATACTTTTCAAAAACTGACTCGATAATATTGTGCTCCGCTTCGCTTAAAAAGTCTTGATCTATAATTTCCTTTCTCAGCCGCATATTATGCGCATCAACTGCCTCAATATATATATCCCAATGGGAGAGTTCATTGGGTGGGTGCCCAGCATTAATCAGAGCTAAGGTGGTGTTCAGGACTGGGCCATATTTCATCAAGATATAGGTATCAAAAGTGATCGGGGCACCAAGTTTGATCAAAGCAGTTCGATCGCAGAGGTACATTAGCTTCATCAACTTTAAGTAAGTGATGCTGCCATCGGCAAGTTGAATTAGTCTAACAGCCAGTTGGGTGGCTTTGGTTTCGCTAAATTTAGGACGTTTCATAGTGTAACTATCGTTTGACCGTTATTATGATTTTATCCTGGCTACATTCAGCCAAGCTACAAATAAGCCAGCATACAGGCGATCGGGAAAACAATATATTCCAGGTAAAACAGCTTCCAGATAAATTGATAAAAGCTAGCGATCGAGGGGCGATCGCCCAAACGTACCTGCCGACTTCGCCACCACATTAATGCTCCCAACAAGCTATGGGCAACTAGCATTGCTATTGGACTTACACCAATCTCGATTTTGGTAAAAAATGGTAATAACCCCACGACAGCAAAAGCAAGGTAAAGCCACAGCAAAATCTGGCGCGAGAGATTAAACACTACGCTCTGCCCCAGACTGATCGATAGGGTCATGATATTAAATTTGGCATCCCCTTCAATGTCGGGCATGTCCTTGAAGATGGCGATCACATAGGTGAAAATCAAAATAAACGCGGTCAGGAGCCAGATTGAAAGCGGTATTCGCCAACTCTCGCCCAGAGACAGCCCCAATTTAAGCTGCTGGAAATGCAGAAATAACCCCAGGTTCACGATTACGCCACGCACCGTAAAAATGCACAACGAAGCCCAAAATGGAAACCGCTTCAATCGAATTGGTGGTAGTGAGTAAACTGTACCAATTAGTAAGCTAATAATTACGGTCAGGGTCAAGAACCAGCCTTGCATCAGCGCGATCGCCACTGCCATAATGCCAGTAATCGCTACGATCGCCTTAGCCTGTGGTGGCGAAAAGTCTCCTGCGGCCAATGGCAAATGCGGTTTATTGATTTTGTCGATCTCAATGTCCAGAATTTGATTTAGACCCACAATATAAACATTGCCGCATAAGCAGGCAAACCATGCCCAGAGCAAATTAGAGATAATGGTTAGGTTAGTCAAGCCCAGTGCATCAGTAGCTTGTAGATTCAGCAAGTTAGTTAAATCCGCAGCATGGGCGATCGCAAATAGGGCAAACACACTCAGGCTGGTGCCAATGATCGTATGGGGGCGGCTGAAGCGACGCAGGGCATCTAGCTTATTGGTAGTGAAGGCGGCAAAATTAGTCACGGTTGAAGCTGTAGGTAAAAACTAGAATTTTGAATTGATGATTGATTAATAATCTAATTATCGCTAATCAAATTAGCTCCTAATCGATCGTTGAGCTGGCTCTGGCTGAGGCTCTCTATTATTGGGGGGATTGAATTATGCTATTGGCGATCGCTGGCTTAACCACCCGCCATATTCAACCGGATCATGCTTGAAAGTGTTTGTATATTGCTCATTAGTAGGCTGCTTAGAAAATTTAAGTTAATCCTAATCGCTATTGAGGCTAAATTATGAGGGGGCTTCAGCATCACTACTAGTTGGGGTAGTCTCTAAATCAGGGTTTTGCGCTGGTTGATTTGTACTCTCCTGGTCGATCGGCTGTTTAGGATCATCAAGGTTGATATTACCAATGCCTAAATAAAGTTCGGCAATCTTGGGATCATTGAGTAAATCAGTGCCTTTGCCCTCAAACCGATCGCGGCCAGAGTCTAGTACATACCCCCGATCGGCGATCGCCAGCGCCTTGCGGGCATTCTGCTCCACCAGAATAATCGCCGTGCCAGTGGCATTAATCCGTTGCACCAGGTCAAAGATATCCTGCACCAGAATTGGTGAAAGTGCCGCCGAAGGCTCATCCAGGATCAATAATTTGGGCGATAGCATCAGGGCTCGACCCATTGCCAACATCTGCCTTTCGCCGCCCGATAGGGTGCCGGCCCATTGATTCCGCCGTTGCGCTAAGACCGGGAAAGACTCATAGATATTTTGTTTGAGCGTTTTGAGATCGCCTTCAGCCAGGTATGCACCCATATCCAGGTTCTCAGACACAGTCAGCGAAGGGAATACATTAGACACCTGGGGCACATAACCCATACCCCGACAGACCACCTGATCTGGCTTGAGGCCAACAATGTTCTGGCGATCGAAAATCACCTGCCCCGATCGCACTGGCACCAGGCCAAAAATTGTCTTCGCCAGGGTCGATTTGCCGGCTCCATTTGCGCCGATCACCGTAATCAACTCGCCTGGTCGCAACACCAGATTAATACCTTGCAAGATATCCACCCCTTCGACATATCCGGCATGGACTTGCTTAACTTCGAGAATTGGTTCTGGCTGTGATGATGTTTGAGTAGCTGGCATAGGGCTTCTTTGGGCAAATGTTTCTTGTCAATTAATTTTAGCTTGACGAGCAGTACAGTTATTTCATACAGACAAAACCAAACTAGGGGGATCAGGCTGGACTATCTATCGCCTTGATTTTGCCCTTGCTCCTGATTAAGATATTCCCAGGTTTTGAGCTCGATTTTGTGGTTAGAGGAAATATGGTTTACTGCCAGACCGATACTATGTCGCATCAGCAATCTGAAGGGATGGTATTTTTGGCTGATCCAAATCATGAATTGGAGCAAGGTATTGCTAATTAGACGCTTCTCATCCAAGCTAAGCTGATTAATATATCCAGCTTGGTCAAGTTGACAACTATAAACTAACTTAACTGCCAACTTCCACAGCGCGATCGCCAGTTTTTTACTCTTGGCTCGAAAGAACAAAGCATATTCACCATAGCGATCGATCAGGTCTTCCCCATCATTGATCCTCTGCTCGATGCACTGACGGCTAAAATCAGTCAGACATACTTGTAACAATAGTTTTTCCAATCTCACCGTTACGCCATCTGGAAAAACATTGCGGATATACAAAAATTCTTTAACGATCGCAAATTTGGTGATCATGGCCATTCGTAACCACAGGTCATAGTCCTGGCCATATTTAAATAAATTACGATAGCCACCAACCGATTGATAAACGTTGCGCCGAAACATTACTTCACCATGAGTAAAAGGGTTGTGACCTGCTCTTAAGCCATCTATTCCTCTTGACTCATCCCCCATCAGCAAAACTGTGTGACTCTGATTTGCCTCATTTAGATTGTTCTGGCAAAGATACATATTTTTGATGTAACAGCCAACAAAACCAATTTCCGAGTTTTTCTGGAGCAAATTAAGCTGACGGTCGATTCGCTGCGGCAACGAAATATCACCAGAACCATGAATAGCAATAAATTTGCCCGTAGTTAGACTAATCGCATATTTGATCGCCCTCACAAACCCTTGATTCGCCGTAGAAATCACTTTCAAACGTGGATCTTTAATCTGACAAAGCCTTTCATAGGTGCGATCGCTAGAGCCGTCATCAATTACGACAATTTCTAGATTTGGATAGGTTTGATTTAATAAGCTCTGAATCGACTCATCAACGCAATCCTGCCGATTGTAGTAAACAGAGACAATCGATACCAGTGGTAGTAGTGGTAATTGGGGCGATCCTAGTGCCCCTGATCGCAAAGAATTGGCATCCACTATGTCTAAAATCTACTATGAGTGTTGAAACCGTAAATACAAATGAATATGGATAAAAATATGATGGAATCGTAGCTCAAATACACCAAAATACTAAATGGCTTATTTTAGTTTGTTTTTTAGTTTGTTTTTTAGTTTGATTGCTAGCTCACTGAGCAAAGAAAAGTCACTTCTTTGATACTTCAGCAATTGCCAAATTGTAATTTGATTGATCTTGGCATAGGCAAACATAAAAACGATCGCTGAAATGGCATAGCTAACCGTCGAGGCGATCGCGGCACCATTAGCACCATAGCGCGGAATCCAAACCCAATTGAGGCCAATGTTCAAAACTGCCGCCGGCGCAAAAATGGCCAGGGACACCTCTGGTCTCCCCTTTCCCGCCAGATCCATATTTAGCACTTTGAAAATAGTCAGAATCACCACGCCGGGCATCAACAGTTGCAATACCCTCACGCTGGGTCTGAAGGCTTCGCCATATAGGAAGGGAATTAAAAAAGGAGCGATCGCGGCCAGCACAATGGCCACACCGATCGATACTGCCAAGGTGATCCGTAACAATTGGGCGATTTTATGGGTAAAAGCACGGCGATCGGCCTTATTGTTGTCCACATTAGCACTGCGGGAAAACACCACTACCCCCAGGGCAGCCGGTAGTTGCCAAATTAGCTCTGTAATTACCACGCCAGTGTTATATTGGCCAATCTCGGTGGCAGAACTGAGCCGTTCCAGCAGCACCACATCGATCTTGTAATTAATATTGATCATAAATAGCGCCAAGGCATAAACCACCCCCAGGCTCAGCATCTCCCTGGCAATTTGAGCATTAAACCTAATCCGCAAAGGCACATGCCGCGATGCCAGCCACAATGTATAGACAAAATTGACAGCTAAGGAAAGAATCAAAGCGGCGATCGCCCCCACCACATAGGCCTGGGCTAGCCACACTAGCAAGACTAAAAAAATTAGCCTCAGAAAAATTCGCAAGCATTGCACCTGATTAAACTGGGCGATCGATTCCTTGCCCAGCAAAATCCCAGAAGAGTAGGAAACTGTTAAAAACAGAGGAATATATAGCAACCCCAACCCGATCATTGGCAGGGTGAAATTGGGATTGTCCAAACGCCAATACAGCAAAGCGCAAAGGACTACGCCAAGACCACTAAAACAGAGCAGAAAATAATAAGCCATACCCGCAATATCAACATCCGCATATTGCTTTTGGCCAAGGTGATGCACAGTGGCCTGGCGAATCCCCATCTCGGCCAAACTCACAAACAGGGTCGGGAAAACCAAAAGCGCCACTAAAATCCCTTTGCCCTCTGGCCCCAATTGGCGCGAGATAATCACCGTGCTCAAAAAACCGATCGCCACGATGAAAAACCTGCCCCCCATCAGGGTCAGAACTTCCTGGGCAAAGCTACGTTGCGGTTTTGAGATTGAGGGGTCTGGAACTGGCGGTTCGGTGGGCGGTTTTGTTTTCATTAACTACTAGACTGTTTGCATAAATGCTCAATTGTGACTGAAATGTTAGCGCTGAGGTTTAATCTTAAAATTGCAATCTAAACGATCGCCAAAATTTAATGGATAAAATCAAATCAGCATTGAGCATTATGGTGAATCATACGGCCAAGCCACAAGCTGAATATTTCTGGTTTGCCGGAATTGAGTTAAGTTGGTGATTAATTTGTAATTAAGTCTTGGGGCAAAAATCTCACTTCGCGCTCTAGCTGAACATCAAAGCGATCGGCTACCACCTGTTGTACATGGGCAATCAAGTTTTTAATATCCTGCGCCGTTGCCGTGCCATCATTCTCAATCCAATTGGCATGTTTGGCGCTAATTGAGGCTCCACCAATTTGATATCCCTTGAGGCCAGCTTGATCGATGTACCATCCCGCTGGTTTATTGTTTTCATTACTGGTTGGTTGCTTGAAGGTGCTACCACTGGTGCGCTGGTTGAGTGGCTGCTTGGCAACTCGCTTTTGTAAGATTGCGCGATGTTGAGCCAGAATATCCGCGCGACTGGCTGTTTGTGGGGAATAAAAACGGGCGCTGAGAATCCATTGGTGCCTTTGGTTCAGATTAGAATGACGATAACTCAAATCCAGTTCACTGGCCGGAATAGTGACGATCGCCCGATCGCAAAATTCAGTCAGACTAATTTGAGCGGCCTGGTTTGATCCGTTTCGCTCAGTTGCCGAGGAACGTAACAGATCGGGATTAAGTACAGTTACATCTAGCAGAATACTTTTAATACAGGCATTGCTAT
The sequence above is a segment of the Pseudanabaena sp. PCC 7367 genome. Coding sequences within it:
- a CDS encoding flippase, whose protein sequence is MKTKPPTEPPVPDPSISKPQRSFAQEVLTLMGGRFFIVAIGFLSTVIISRQLGPEGKGILVALLVFPTLFVSLAEMGIRQATVHHLGQKQYADVDIAGMAYYFLLCFSGLGVVLCALLYWRLDNPNFTLPMIGLGLLYIPLFLTVSYSSGILLGKESIAQFNQVQCLRIFLRLIFLVLLVWLAQAYVVGAIAALILSLAVNFVYTLWLASRHVPLRIRFNAQIAREMLSLGVVYALALFMININYKIDVVLLERLSSATEIGQYNTGVVITELIWQLPAALGVVVFSRSANVDNNKADRRAFTHKIAQLLRITLAVSIGVAIVLAAIAPFLIPFLYGEAFRPSVRVLQLLMPGVVILTIFKVLNMDLAGKGRPEVSLAIFAPAAVLNIGLNWVWIPRYGANGAAIASTVSYAISAIVFMFAYAKINQITIWQLLKYQRSDFSLLSELAIKLKNKLKNKLK
- a CDS encoding UDP-N-acetylmuramate dehydrogenase — encoded protein: MNSTPASISLDLQTIAEIDIYSQFQRQIVLAPYTTWGVGGAAAFFLEPATPLELVAAYHWAWQHQLPFVVIGKGSNILVDDQGINGVVVCMKNSMARFWQDQQSSIFTAEAGCHLAKLALAAARSEMAGFEFLICIPGTVGGAIAINAGVGGRDSNACIKSILLDVTVLNPDLLRSSATERNGSNQAAQISLTEFCDRAIVTIPASELDLSYRHSNLNQRHQWILSARFYSPQTASRADILAQHRAILQKRVAKQPLNQRTSGSTFKQPTSNENNKPAGWYIDQAGLKGYQIGGASISAKHANWIENDGTATAQDIKNLIAHVQQVVADRFDVQLEREVRFLPQDLITN
- a CDS encoding glycosyltransferase family 2 protein, with translation MDANSLRSGALGSPQLPLLPLVSIVSVYYNRQDCVDESIQSLLNQTYPNLEIVVIDDGSSDRTYERLCQIKDPRLKVISTANQGFVRAIKYAISLTTGKFIAIHGSGDISLPQRIDRQLNLLQKNSEIGFVGCYIKNMYLCQNNLNEANQSHTVLLMGDESRGIDGLRAGHNPFTHGEVMFRRNVYQSVGGYRNLFKYGQDYDLWLRMAMITKFAIVKEFLYIRNVFPDGVTVRLEKLLLQVCLTDFSRQCIEQRINDGEDLIDRYGEYALFFRAKSKKLAIALWKLAVKLVYSCQLDQAGYINQLSLDEKRLISNTLLQFMIWISQKYHPFRLLMRHSIGLAVNHISSNHKIELKTWEYLNQEQGQNQGDR